One Deltaproteobacteria bacterium DNA segment encodes these proteins:
- a CDS encoding DNA-binding protein produces MDVKPIRTERDHRRAVRRIAELMSARPRTPEFDELEVLGTLVDAWESRHHAIDPPDPIDAIRFRMEQMGLARKDLEAFIGSRARVSEVLSRRRPLSLSMIRRLHRGLGIPAEVLIAD; encoded by the coding sequence ATGGACGTCAAACCCATCCGCACCGAACGGGACCATCGCCGCGCCGTGCGTCGAATCGCCGAACTCATGTCCGCCCGGCCGCGCACACCGGAATTCGACGAACTGGAGGTGCTCGGCACGCTGGTGGATGCGTGGGAATCGCGCCATCACGCGATTGACCCTCCCGATCCGATCGATGCCATCCGATTCCGGATGGAGCAGATGGGGCTCGCGCGCAAGGATCTCGAAGCCTTTATCGGTTCGCGCGCCCGCGTTTCCGAAGTTCTGTCGCGTCGGCGTCCGTTGAGCCTTTCCATGATCCGCCGGCTTCACCGGGGCCTGGGAATTCCCGCCGAAGTCCTGATCGCGGACTAA
- a CDS encoding type II toxin-antitoxin system HigB family toxin — MRVIARKALSDFWKRPGCADAEGPLRAWFREVRIRDWNGPADVKAIFRSASFLAENRVVFNIGGNKYRLVVAVHYAARIVFIRFVGTHAEYDRIDAKEI; from the coding sequence ATGCGCGTGATCGCCCGAAAGGCCCTGTCGGATTTCTGGAAGCGGCCCGGATGCGCGGACGCGGAAGGACCGCTGAGGGCCTGGTTTCGCGAGGTTCGCATCCGGGACTGGAACGGGCCCGCGGATGTGAAAGCGATCTTCCGCAGCGCGAGTTTTCTCGCGGAGAATCGAGTGGTGTTCAATATCGGCGGAAACAAGTACCGACTCGTCGTCGCCGTTCACTACGCCGCGCGAATCGTCTTCATCCGGTTCGTCGGAACGCACGCCGAATACGACCGGATCGACGCGAAGGAGATCTGA